A region of Reichenbachiella carrageenanivorans DNA encodes the following proteins:
- a CDS encoding class I SAM-dependent methyltransferase, producing MKEEKDSTYYDELFESRANYKKTYKESYYWVHWTQVIKFLGKDKNQKILEIGCGTGQLTEYLLDETFKNYVGFDFSTKAIEIAKKQLPDSTFFEGDALAKSSYDIEYDTVICLEVLEHVTRDLDIIQNIETGKTIIFSVPNFWDPSHVRIFNSERAIKKRYFTLIDIQAIVRVGNIYIAKGTRSDFKPNLLQSFLKSRETVNVSSFIKRIKHRLDKL from the coding sequence ATGAAAGAAGAAAAAGATTCCACGTATTACGATGAGTTATTCGAGTCTAGGGCTAATTATAAAAAGACCTATAAAGAAAGCTATTATTGGGTTCACTGGACACAAGTAATAAAATTTTTAGGAAAAGATAAAAATCAAAAAATTCTTGAAATTGGTTGTGGTACTGGTCAGCTAACTGAGTACTTATTAGACGAGACATTCAAAAACTATGTGGGGTTTGACTTTAGCACAAAAGCTATTGAAATAGCAAAAAAGCAATTACCCGATTCAACATTTTTTGAAGGAGATGCGTTAGCTAAAAGCAGCTACGATATAGAGTATGATACGGTTATTTGTCTAGAAGTGTTAGAACACGTGACCAGAGACCTAGATATCATTCAAAATATTGAAACTGGGAAAACAATTATTTTTAGTGTCCCAAACTTTTGGGACCCAAGTCATGTTAGAATTTTCAACTCGGAGCGAGCAATTAAGAAAAGGTATTTTACACTCATCGACATTCAAGCCATCGTACGAGTTGGTAATATTTATATAGCCAAAGGCACTAGAAGTGATTTCAAACCTAACTTGTTGCAATCATTCTTAAAAAGCCGTGAAACTGTAAATGTTTCTTCTTTCATAAAAAGAATCAAACATCGACTAGACAAACTTTAA